The genomic window AGGAAAACACTAGGATTTACTCCTCTGTTACCACAGGGAACAGTGTAACTTCTTGCAGCAGCTagattgtatttattttaaaatccatgaTTTTGCCATACCGATTTAAAAAGTCTTTGCAGCTGTGCTAGATAGGAACTGCTAGAGATAAATATTCTCTGGTAGGAAAGCCCGTATGCATACTTCACAGCTGTATTACAAAACTATtcagtttttttaaataaactcttAAAATGATATTGTTATACCACTTGTTCTCTGATTGATTTATAACTGCTTAAATGGATAAGTAACTCAACTGTGGCTAGAGGGAGTTCTGAAAATATGCCATGTACAAAGAGCTCTGTGACTACCCAGTAACCATCTGTTAAACATGCTTCTCAGCTTGCAGGAGGCTTACCTTACTTTCAGAATAACAGTGGAAGTACTTTGAATCTTCTAGATGGATGTTAATACTCTGGCTGAAATGAACGTAATAGTTTAGCTGGAGGAGACCTTCCCAGGTCATgtagtccaactgcctgacctgctcagggctaaccaaaagttaaagcacatAACTGAGGGCCGTGTCCAGACAGCTCTTGAACACTTACAGGTATGGGAAATTTAGTGAAGATAAAGTAAGCGTACAAAAGTTTTATCAATGTTAGAATATACTAGGGATATCGAAACATGAAGGATACATGAACCCATTTGAAAGGCAACACTGCTTAACTATTAGGTGTTGTGGCATACTGCTACTTGAAGACTCAAGTAGAGGGAAACTAAGTAATGGATTTCATATTGACTAGATAGCACTTTTTGTGACTCAGGAAAGGGGTAAGGTAACTtgaggtttgtgtttttttcataagTAGGCATGCCTTTAGGTTACTGCTTGACAGGTGAGAGCTAGAGTTCATAGAAACATCTAAATTACTACAGTGTCTGACttaaaaaatcaagttttattCCATAAAACAAGAATACaaacatagaaaatatttgacagacatttaaaaaaaagacatacacTGAAGCAGAACAGCACTCCCCAGAAGAACGGAGGCCCCCCCCATACAAGGCTTCACATATTTGAGCTTTTTCTGATAAACAGCTGCTTTCATTGTAAAGAGGTACTCATCACTTCAGAATTGGTCTTGATTAGTTTTGGATTATTCCTGGTAATAGGAACATCTTTATGTGAAAGACTGGCATGTCAGGAGCAAGAATTTTAATGTCAGTCTGCTAATAGAATGCAGTTTATACAGGATCCGAATTCTACCAACTAATCCTAGACTCGAGCATTATTGGCAGTGAATTCTGGACAGCTTAGCACACCATTACTTTGGTATGTTCAGTTAAGTAAGGATTTGCCTACCATTATGAACACCTTATTTAGACCTCTTTATACAATGCCAGCATAGTCTAGTGTTACACCACATTATCAGACAcgctttgccttttttctgtaCCACACTTCAGCAAGAGCAATGGTGTGTTCATAATAGCTGCACTACAAACAGAAACTATACAAGATGACAAGATATGTACAAGAACCCCTGTCTCAGGGAAAGGAATCCTTTTTGTAAGCTACCATACTATTTACTTTGTGGATCGTGGTAGTGAAGGAACGAAGGCGAACCTCTTCTGAATTGGCAATGAATTGTGGTCCTGACTCTTCCCACTTTTCTGGCACAGCCATGTCTTTATCAGTGTAAATCAACAAGTCAAAGGCACCTGAAAGCAAGAGGAAACAGATTAACAGTTATACACACACAGGAAGATGCCACGTTTGACGTTAGTGACTCTTCTAGGATTTGAGACATGCCAACGATATCAGAAGTTACACTGACACTACtcatggagaaagaaagaacaattaaagcataaaaaatagTCCTGGTTAACATTCATGTGCACAGCCATCTTACTTTTCTCCTGAAATGAGTATGAcgcaattttttgttttgaagtgtgTTGCAACACCGTGAGCTGGGCTGTACATGGCACTTAGTTCAGGTGATCTCAATGCTTAGCATTTATGAGTCTGTCCACAGCTGTaatcacaaaacattttatttatgaaaattatgTTCCTCGGAGTATATTTAGTTTCATCCAGCTAGTTAGGTCACCTTGAACTGTAACATTTTGACAAAAAGAGCTTCAGGTAGTTTTTGGAGAAAGTACTGCTAACATCTTCTAATGAAGTTGTTCCAAGTTCTTCAATGAGAGCTAGAGCGCAGTATGTACATTACAAATTACTTTCACTACTGTGCAGAGTATTTCACCTGACACACTGCTTCCACGCTGTACACACTTGTAGATGATCTCAGTCTGACAAAACCTAATGCTCTCAAATGCAATGTTATATGACACTTCAAGTAATAAGAAaacccaaaaccaaaaataGCCAAACATTTTCTACAATGGAAAAAGTTGTTCAggctttttgaaaatgtttgattGTTTCAAAGAAGATGTGAATACTCACAGGCAGTTTccaacagaggcagaaaagtTACTGTGGCAGTTATCTGTCTGATAACAGACCGAATTTCATCCTGAATAGCTTTCTGAGATTTTTCTCGGGGTACActggaaaaataggaaaatcaTTGAGAGAGCAAATTTCAACCTACTGTAAGAACAGCTTTCTGCTAAATTGCTGGTGGTTTGTTTGCTGTGATCATGCATAGGAGGGGCATTCTTTTAAGCCTTAGTTAGGTAAACAGGCCTGGAACACTGTCAgctttactttatttttgtgaaacttcacagtatttttaaggaacactgatttattttcagtctggCATGGATGAGAAAGTTTTGGCAGAACAATGGGAGGGAAGCAGTTCTTCAAGCCACAGCAGTTATACAAGATTTTAGGTTTGACAGGGCACCTTCCCTGCTCTTATTGAGACAAAGCTGTGACAGCTGCTCAGAGGAGGCAGAATGGTGATGATGCACAGGGCCATCGCCCGGTGCCTGCTCCACAGCCAGGCCCAGAGGCACACCCTTACTCACGTCTCGTCCTTGGCAGTTTTGTCGCACTCTATGTCGAACTGCCACCGCTCCAGAACCTCGTTGCTTTCGATGCTGGAGATGACCACCACCAGGCGCTGCACCAGGCACTTGCAGAGCCACTCTGAAAGAAGCAGCCCGGGCACAGTTAGCGGCGGCGCCGAGCCCAGGCAGCGGCCCTGCGCCTccatcccccacccccccgggcACCTTTCATCTGCTCCACCACGTTGTTGAGGTAGTTCTTCAGCTCGGGGTCGGTGGTGACCAGCAGGGTGAGCCCGTACTTCTGGACGCGGGTGAAGGTCTCGGGGGGGTAGATGCCCCGCTGGTACAGGATGCTGTTGATCCCATAGGCTGGGGGGCGACATGAGGCGATATGAAGCGACATGAGGCGACATGAGGCGACATGAGGCggcaccccgcaccccccccccccccaccggccGCCATTTCGCGTCGCAGCACGGGGGCGAGCGGGCTGCCTTCCtccccactcctcctcctcctcctcgtccctccacacccccccccccgccgccccttaGCCCCTTACAGAAGAACTCGGCGACGATCTCTGCGCTGCCCCGCAGGGTGATGCCCTGCTGCTCCCGCACCGCCTGCCTGGCCATGGGGCCGCCCGCCCTCTCCCCGCCGCCCGCTTCGAATcacggccccgccccccccgcgcAGGCGCGGTGCCGCGGCCGcgccccccctcccgccccgcggCTGCACGGCGCCTGCGCGCGGCGCGGCCGTTAGCGGGCGGCCGTTGGCGGGCAGCGCGGTCTCCTCACGGAGAGATGGGGGGGATCTTCGCCGTCCTCACTATAAGGGGCTGTCGGGCGCAGAATAAAATCGTTTATTACAGTTTAAGCGTCTCACGAGttttgggtgctgtggggccggTGGGTGTTCGATCCGAACCGCCCCCTGCGGGAAGGGTTCTCAGTCCCGTAGGGTCAAAGCGGCAATGGGTAACTCACAGAGGGGGAATTGCCTATATGGTCCTTATGGTCCTATATGGTCCTTACATAGGCTAGGTGCTCAAAGAGCGAGTCACTAGCGTGGTTTGTCACAGCAACATATTTTTATCAAAAGCCAAGGCTATCTTTTGGTTCCAGTGTTCACTCTGACAGGAAATACggtttgttttggggtttgtgctgctgctgtgattaAAATGCATAATATGGTCCTGCTCGTGTGCTGGAAATTCTGAAAGGGTATAATAGTTTTATTAATCCAGAGAACTTTATTCAAGGCCTTGATCACTAGTGACTGTGTTACACATTAGTCTTCTGAATAGAATATTTTCTGATTAAGTATAGTGTGTTTCAAAGCCTATGGTAAGCATTATTCATCCTGTGGCAGCATCAGTAATGCTAAGCCCAGCCTTTAGTAGTTAGTTTGCTGTTTTACTACCCACCTTGTGCACTATATTACCCTATATCAAAATGGCCTTAGAACCTTTTTTACCTCCTTGGCTTTTCATACATTTTGCCCCCTCAGCGGTTTCTGAAGGGCTGTTTACTTGTTGTGATAGAAATAAGAGCTTGAAAGCACTGTTGCATGAGGACAGGCAAGCATAGTAGAGTTTTTGATCAATATTTCACGTTTCTCCTCCAACTGGCTTGTTACTGTCaaaaaacaaatgggaaaaccaaaaccaaaaacaagaAACCACCCAAACCAAAAAATGAATGAACCCCAATGCTCCTAGAAGCAAAATTCAGCTAAATATAGCTCTGTTGGATTCTTAAGTCTCCCACTGCAATTAACTGATTTGATTTTCCACAAATTTGTTTCGCTGTGTTCCGGCGTAGAAGGCTTGAAGATCTGTTGTTGATGTGACCGTGCAGATATGCCTATCAACAACAGACTTAATTGTACCTTGCTGCCATGCCAAGAAAAACCCTTTGCATgttgcaattttaatttttctgtctccttaGGGAAATACTTTTCCCTTTTATAATGTGCCACTActtctcttttaatttcttatatGTACTGTAAGTGTAATCTAATGGTAGGAACCGCATATTTTCAATACTTCTGAACTTTTTACAGTACAAAGCTcctaatattttcctttgtcttttaacATATACTACTTTTTATATGGCCAATTCATTagttttaaaaacttcagtCTTTTTAGTCCACAAGGTagcatctttctttttattaacctttgtatttcttctgccAGAAGGTTCTTCATCTTCACCTCTATTTTATCCTCATGTCAGCAAGATGTTCCTGTCCTTCCCTCTGCCAGTAGTTCACTTGCATAAAGGTTTAGTTATGTGACAGTATgtgtgctgtttttcattttgtgttccCTCATTAtctcatctttgtttttctattacAAGTCCTAATCTCCACAACacttgtcttcattttcttcgACTCTTTTAGGTCAGTGTCACTCAGCTTTTCTGCCAGGTCAAGCCAAAATCCCCCAACAGAGGCACTTAGGGGATGCGTGCTCACCATCATGTATCTAGAGCTGTAGTCATTGCTTCAACTGAGCCTGGTGGCCACATCAGAGCACACCATGGTGTGCTGGGGACGCATGCACTGAAGTCCTTTTGTCGTAGTACTGAATGAATGAGCGTGCTCCGTGCAACGATGATTGTGTTGCTTCTGATTAGGGCACCTCCGGGAGGCTGCGGGGCTCTCACAGAGGAGAACAGCAGGGAGACTGCCGTGGGTTAGTGAATGGTTTGTGTGGCTGACAGCCTGCTTCCTGACCAGCTCGGAGGGACTCTCAGGAATGAAGATGACAGGCTGAGTTATATGTTCTGGCACATCATGAGTTGGCTATCCTTGCTTTAATTATCTCATGCTAAAGCCTTAATTTTCATAAGGAATGTGAAATCCCAGTTGCATTTAATTTGGTTCTCTTATGTTTCTTCATTCATTGCTCTATTTCTAAATTATAGCTTGATGttatgacagattttttttctctttctgtggaaGGAAATGTCCCCTATTTATCTTggtttttctgcagcatttaaTGATTGCTTCCCCATGGCAATTGTCAGTAAACCTGTGACAATCCAGATCACTGCTATtccttcacttcttttttttttaaggcaaccCTAGTCATACTCCTGTAGTCATTCAGCAGACTAGAAGAAATAatccacttttattttattttattttattttattttattttattttattttattttattttattttattttattttattttattttattttattttattttattttatttttttcccacctcaGGGTGATACGGTCAGGGTAGTAAAATggtttgttaaaataaaaattccgTTTGTTACAAGAGCCCTCTTATCACATTAACAAATTGTCATATTAAGCCTCAGTAAATCCATTTTTTCCtatgcagaggaagaaaagcttaCCTTAACAAAGCCTTAGTGCTTTCCCGTTCTCCGAGATCTCAGCCTCTTCTGAGGTGTCTTCTCTCTCACTTCAGGAGATACTCTACTCGCTAGCCCACAGATACAGCTAGCCCTTTTGCCTTATTCCCTCCTATTTTCTGTGCATTGCTTTGGTTCCCCTTAGGGGTTTATAATTCTACCCATCACTAGTTTTGAGTGCTTAAAATTCAGGGCAGTGTTGAGCTCATTCTTGTTCTGCAGGTTAGACGTTTTGCTCCCTTCCGTACTCAGTCCAGCTTGTGGTATTTTTACATCATGTGCTGGATGCTGTCTTATCCCACAGTGGGCTGAAGTCCTTCTCAGCTGGCTGAACTTCCATGATTTTTGGTGAAATTGTTACTTTTCTATTTCAACTTTTCTATTTCAGCTGTTTAGTTCTCTGTGCTGAGGGAGGGAGTGACATTGGTTGGTTTCCAGAAGTGCTCCCTGGGCATAGAGCAGGCCACCTACCACCACTGTTCCTTTATCTAGGAGTTATTTTAAAACCTGCTAAAATCTTCAGCTTACTTAATTTTACTGCCTTCCATTGTGTCTTCACAGCTTTCATCCAGGATTCCTTTTATGATTGTTATTACCTGGAGCTAACTCTAGAATTAATGTAAAATACTGCACTTTTTGACAGACATTTTATTACCAAGCTcaagttgtttcattttttttgttggtggtggtcaAGTTTCAACAAACAGTCTTCGTAGCATTGAAGTTTGTAGGATAAGTCCAGGTACTTGGTGTCAGCTGTCAAAATAACTTTATAACATTCTTTTCAAGTTGGCtgatgctatttttatttttttattttttattttttttatttttatttttttattttatttttttacaatgtAAACCATGGGATATTATTACAAGTAGCCATACTGCAGTTCTTCATCAACAGCAAGGAAAGAGTGATGCAACTGGGAAAGAAtgtcctgaattttaaatattaaaaagaaattgactTTAAAATGAGTCAGCGTGAGCTAATAAGCTGCACTAGAATTACTCTGAGTGGACTTTTCAAAGGGAATTCTTCACTTGGGTTTTTAACACGGTGTAGAACTctgtaaaattacttttcatctTAACCATTATCAGTGATACTGAATGTACTTTGAAAGTAAACTTATTCAGGTAACTTATTTCTCCTGGAAAACTAGAGAAGTGTTACGTTTCCTTATTTAAGCCAATGTGAGAGCAACAGTTGGCTTGAATGAAGCAAAATAACTTATGGTTTTGACAGCTACTTCTGTGTAACAACGTTCTTCCTCTCACTCTCCGAGACCTGACGTTTTTCTAAAGGGTACTTAGAAAATAATTACTGATTCTTCTGGTGATTTTACCTCGTCACTACCAGGAGATGGCACCAGGAGCATAAGTTATCTGCATCCTTTCAGTTTAGTCTGAAACTACAGCAAGTTCATTTTACAGTAGTTAAGTAGTTCAGTTTAGAAAGTTTTAGatgtatttctttgctgttttttaaaacatgttccAGAATGAAGGAAATCCTTAacttgaaatgcaaaaataaaaatgaaagtgacagaaatcaaatttgatttgattttttttcaatgtctgtgttcttttttttttttttttttttttttcctgcccacaTCCTGCAAGTTGAAGGTGAATTACCTTCATTTTCACCCAAACTAAACCTAATTGTGTAGGTTGCCTGTCTGAGAGATGTGAGAGGTACATACATATAGGTCTTTTTGTCTGTGcaaatgcttttctctttgtaacACAGTTTACCACCTGGTGCTTTTGGCACGTTTAATACATGGAGTGAGAGCTTCTTCCACAATGTGTCAGTCTTGTTCTGGACACCAAGTGTTAGGGCACATGTATGGTTCACTGACAAGCCTCTGAGATGCCAGCAAGAACATTAATATATTGTTGGTATAGTTTTAAATGTATAGATGTATAGTTTAtcaataaaaacactttttgttgtattttcaatgtttactttttgttgttgttgcactAAAGCAACTAAAGCAACTAAATTTAACTgctaaataataatttttaaaggtttcaAGTGAAGACAGGAATCCTGTTTCAGAATCAGTAATAGCAGAGCTTGAATGAACTTTCTGTGCCTCAAAAACTTTATAGTGCTCAATGATGTTGTGTTACAGTGGTAACAGGTAATATGAAGTCTACTGAATCCAGCTTTTTACTAAATCCCCAATTATGCACCAGAAGGTTAATAATTTGAAAGATGAATGTTAATCCAGTTCATGTTAAGCTCCTTTCATGTCTGAAGTTCACATATGTAGAAATTAATGGACAGATACAGAGTTCTCAGGTATTTTAGACTTATTAAGCTAGTATACCACTATTTAGCTTTAAATTCAGAACAGGTCTTTTGTAACACCAGAGCAGACTCATCAGCAGAGAATTAGGCTGTCAATGTGTCCTCAAGTACTGAGGAGCAAAGGGGTGCTGAAGATTGGTTAGCATAGTAAATGTGCCTTGATAGTATCACAAGGACTTTTGATAAGATATTGGTGCATGATTACAATGTGTTTGATGATAATTGTTATTTTGTGATTGCTTTCTATTGTGTCATTTCTGATGTATAACCATGATGGACTTGTTCAATTGATTGTGTTGCATGGAATACAACATAGGTTACATGATGCCTAAGAGTTATAATGActgaaaaggcaaataaatggTGAGCGGCATATTGTTAGCATTAGAAATACCTGAAGCAAAAGTACAAATCATTCCTTAATTTCCTCTTGAAAATTagtctctgcatttttttctgcatttagaTTAGATCAGGCAAGTTACGTGCCCTGTTGTCAGAAtgttaaaattttcaaaagttttcttttagGTAGTGAACGGCTTatgaaaatggaagagaatggCTTTCTAAATAAGCTATCTATTACCATATGGAAGGAAGAATTTTTAGCAAATGTAgtttatttcagtaaagctatcctttttcatgttttgggAAATTTTGTATGCCTTT from Anas acuta chromosome 4, bAnaAcu1.1, whole genome shotgun sequence includes these protein-coding regions:
- the MAD2L1 gene encoding mitotic spindle assembly checkpoint protein MAD2A; translated protein: MARQAVREQQGITLRGSAEIVAEFFSYGINSILYQRGIYPPETFTRVQKYGLTLLVTTDPELKNYLNNVVEQMKEWLCKCLVQRLVVVISSIESNEVLERWQFDIECDKTAKDETVPREKSQKAIQDEIRSVIRQITATVTFLPLLETACAFDLLIYTDKDMAVPEKWEESGPQFIANSEEVRLRSFTTTIHKVNSMVAYKKDSFP